CATGAGTAGACTAATAGAAGAACATGAAGTCTAACTTTTGAAGTTATTATGTTTCTGGATTTGATGTGGGAAATTAATGGAATTAACCAATTTTTCCTTACTGAATATTTCTGCTGCGTGTTTTTCGTCTTATTTCATGAACTCAATTGAGTAGACATTTTCATACAATCAATGTATGTTCGTACGTTTATAAGCAACTGACAAGCCTGATTACTCTATTACATGTGTCAATTGGCTATTATGTTGCTATATGATTACATCTGTTGGTTGTgatgtttatattaaaaagtttgCCCGTGTTTTATTACCATTtccatgtatttatttatgtctAAATCATAAAGGGATTTATTTGCTACCATTAATGGAACACATTATAGCAGTCGTTACAACATGAGATTTCCTTTGGTAAATGTAGGACAAGTTATGTTTGTCTTCGTCATGTAATAAAAGCTtcttatagttaatttttaatattttcaaagccTACTGTCCATCTATTATATTCAGCGATTTGAGAAGCTTTTGTTCATTGAGTATATATCGTAAAAGTTTATGTTTTCCCTTATTACATGGCGAAaaacttgtgttttcttgGTACTTATGTTTGAGAGTTTAGTACAAATTTCAGTCTCATTCCACCTCATTGATCGATTTTGCTTGTCATAActtaatgatatattatttacctTGACTATGACAACAGCTTTGTTAGAGTGGTGCATGTATCACCATAAAAATGCAGATCAGATCATTGCAACATAGGATAAACATCTCTAGGTCTAAGGTAGTTCAGAGAGTACCTCTTCTGTCCTTGCTAGTGATATCCTCCGCAAcaacaaaactaaaagaaatggTTTTATTACCCGATTCCAGAAGGTTCTTCCTTCAGCAATCTAAGAGGTTGTAAAGAACGGTAAGGATGATGAAAAGAAAGTCGTATTCAGATTGGTGAgcatattttttccaaaattattcTCATACATTATATATCTAAGTTCTTCACAATGTTGATTTGGATTAACTTAAATTTGCTTGACtgataatatcttattattcaTAGTTTGTATATGGGAGCGAAAGAAAGTTTTTGGCTCTCCCAATAAGTAGCCTTAAGGATGTTATGCTTGGAGAAGGATTGCCTCGGCCTTTGGACCTTGGGAGGAAACGTTCTTGCTCGGTCAAGATAACCAAAAGGGAGGAACAAACCAAAAAACAGTGAGTAAATggtttcttcatttttatttgcttcTATAGCTTAGAAAGACAACTCATTTTTGGCCATTACACATtgattcattcatttttcttgaactaGAAACTGTGCATTGGAGGTCATGAACATGCTGATGAAGACAGAGAAATGCGTGAGTGCAAAGTTGGCNNNNNNNNNNNNNNNNNNNNNNNNNNNNNNNNNNNNNNNNNNNNNNNNNNNNNNNNNNNNNNNNNNNNNNNNNNNNNNNNNNNNNNNNNNNNNNNNNNNNNNNNNNNNNNNNNNNNNNNNNNNNNNNNNNNNNNNNNNNNNNNNNNNNNNNNNNNNNNNNNNNNNNNNNNNNNNNNNNNNNNNNNNNNNNNNNNNNNNNNNNNNNNNNNNNNNNNNNNNNNNNNNNNNNNNNNNNNNNNNNNNNNNNNNNNNNNNNNNNNNNNNNNNNNNNNNNNNNNNNNNNNNNNNNNNNNNNNNNNNNNNNNNNNNNNNNNNNNNNNNNNNNNNNNNNNNNNNNNNNNNNNNNNNNNNNNNNNNNNNNNNNNNNNNNNNNNNNNNNNNNNNNNNNNNNNNNNNNNNNNNNNNNNNNNNNNNNNNNNNNNNNNNNNNNNNNNNNNNNNNNNNNNNNNNNNNNNNNNNNNNNNNNNNNNNNNNNNNNNNNNNNNNNNNNNNNNNNNNNNNNNNNNNNNNNNNNNNNNNNNNNNNNNNNNNNNNNNNNNNNNNNNNNNNNNNNNNNNNNNNNNNNNNNNNNNNNNNNNNNNNNNNNNNNNNNNNNNNNNNNNNNNNNNNNNNNNNNNNNNNNNNNNNNNNNNNNNNNNNNNNNNNNNNNNNNNNNNNNNNNNNNNNNNNNNNNNNNNNNNNNNNNNNNNNNNNNNNNNNNNNNNNNNNNNNNNNNNNNNNNNNNNNNNNNNNNNNNNNNNNNNNNNNNNNNNNNNNNNNNNNNNNNNNNNNNNNNNNNNNNNNNNNNNNNNNNNNNNNNNNNNNNNNNNNNNNNNNNNNNNNNNNNNNNNNNNNNNNNNNNNNNNNNNNNNNNNNNNNNNNNNNNNNNNNNNNNNNNNNNNNNNNNNNNNNNNNNNNNNNNNNNNNNNNNNNNNNNNNNNNNNNNNNNNNNNNNNNNNNNNNNNNNNNNNNNNNNNNNNNNNNNNNNNNNNNNNNNNNNNNNNNNNNNNNNNNNNNNNNNNNNNNNNNNNNNNNNNNNNNNNNNNNNNNNNNNNNNNNNNNNNNNNNNNNNNNNNNNNNNNNNNNNNNNNNNNNNNNNNNNNNNNNNNNNNNNNNNNNNNNNNNNNNNNNNNNNNNNNNNNNNNNNNNNNNNNNNNNNNNaaaatattttaattgtgttaattgtagttaatatacatatatatatatatatatgcattttgcTATCGAActtattgtctttttttttttttgccactTAATATATTGggtgtttgtttctcttttagtAACTATAATGATGTTGCATTTACTTTTTTGAAGTACTCATTTATAACTTAGTAAACCAAGCCCTTGATTTTAAGGACCACCATACTACGTATCGTAATAGATGGTTCACATGTAGTTGACTCATTCAACCACGAATGTGGTGAGATGTCTACCACCAAGATATAGGGTAGAAAACcagtaagaaaaatataatagtaaattttttaaatgctaCAGTtcttaatattatgataaaatgaaCTGATTGAAAAAGAATTCGATATGAATACCTCAAAGTTGTCTCAAGATTTAAGAGAGATTCATAAGACAACTCAAAACTATTGAggtttttatcataaaatatctgtaacaattttttataacaattcAAAGTTTGTAACATATTcgtaattttctaattatattctaaaaaataagacaaatatTACAATCAGACAAATATTACAATCAGGCACATACACCATACTAGtttcaaggaaaaaaaaatatacgtaCAAAATGCTGACCTTAGAAGTGAAAGTGGtcttaaaaattagaattacatCACtcaattaacatttttagtctcatGTATATAGAATGAGGTTTATATTATCtacttttggaaaaaaattcagaGACCCCCCTGTAATAATAGGAATGTTCACAAAACTCCCTAtgctaattaaaatatcaatactccccctatgatataaaataaagttcaaaaaacccTTCCGTACAAAAATTGGGCCACACGCGCTTTGACTGCGATTTTCCTATGAAagtaccttttttttatatttttgcccttctctcacttgtaatatatatactattatatatgaatttaataattaaatattatttatataataattatttaattaaaatattatacatttttaataataataaaatattttttatataataattaaaaaaaggcaGCAGCCATTGCCCAATACAATGAGGGCGACGCCGGTCGGTCAGATCTGGGCAGCCGACGACACCCAAATGGACGGTGGGGGGAGGGAAGGGGAGGGGAGAGGAAAGATCACCGGGAGGAAGGGGGAGGGTCCTCTCTTAAACTACTGGCTCGAGCTGCTCGTGATCATTTATATGTCATTGGAGCTTGAACTATAAGAGCTATTCGACGAGCTTGAggtctgaaaaataaaatggagaaCTCGACTTATTTACACCCTTAGGCAGCAAGCAGCGATTCTGTCTCTACAATACTTGTACAGAGGCAGCCAGGCTACCTCTGCTATCAGTTGTATAAAGGCAAGCTGCTGTCTCTGTTGTTTCTTATGAGTATGGAGTGGGTTTTTAAGTATGTgctttataatatataacagTTTAAGATGTCTTATAAGTTTTGTTTGATGTTTTGCTAGCTAAATGAGTTAATGTCATTATATTAATCATTGATAGGTAATAGGAAGAACGGGTTTTAATTGGCCAGAACACCAACGTGACAAGTTGAAGTTTGTCTCCACTAGTTCTCTGCGAAACAACTGTAATTGCAGATTGAGTTTTGAGGTAGAGAATGCAGTGCCTGAAGGGTTTTTCTCAAAATCCACCGTCGATCATTTCTGCTACAACTTCCTTTCCTTTCAACAATCTTAGCAGAAGCATAGTTTTTGGACATTCTTCCATACCAATGAACCAAAATGTGAAATTCTCAAATGGTACTCTGCTCAAGGTTCCACAAACTCATTGCAGAGCTTCAATGGAAGTTCAAGAGGCCTCTCCCAGGTATTTATGATTCTATCCTTCTTTTAATCTGACTCTCTTTGTCCTTATTGTTCTCTGAAGTATGTAGTTTGACTGCTCACGACATGTGTGTTACATGTGCTTCTAGGTTGCCTAGTTTGTTGAAGCCGGATGGACTTTTACCTAatagtttctttttaaaacaaaaagatattataggataatggatattttttggatgtggttggaattcaactttttagtttggttaatttgttattacttatttttagagTTATAGATTAAGATTTAAGACACTCTTTTCATATAATGTTTGGTTTATTTTACAAGTGGAAGTTTGCACTAGGATAAATCCATCAAGTGCCTAGAGTATTGGTTTAGTATCACCTTCATTCCTATAGTTCAAATAGCAATGCTACAATCCCTAGAGTTTATCTTTTAGATATCCATTTATTCGGAAAACTAAAACAATAGaaccttatatatatgtacgtcGATGTATATATGAGtcaaagttaaaatatattcgaGCTCGACTTGTTGCCAGCCCTAAAGGACTATTTATGACATGACTTGGTTATTTTTGAGACTGATACTCATGTAAGGAGGTTTTGTAATTTGCTGAGATGTAATTGGTGGTcttaatattttggttttagGACTTAGCCAATCTTGCAAACTTTCTCGAAGTTGTTTAAGTTTTATGGTGCATTTGCAATTTGGATTATGATAATCTTGGTTACTTTTTTTGAAGTTGTTTAAGTTTTATGCTGCATTCTTAATTTGGATtatgctatattttatttattatgcagTATATACTATAACTTAATTTGAGAGACTACTGGGGTTTTACTTTTGAAAGTGTCTCTAATTCTTTTTGCTCGATATATGATCGCAGAAGTGCCAATAGTACCAACTTACAGGTCCATGGGCTTTCGGAAACAATTGTGGGTGTTCTTGGTGGAGGGCAACTTGGTCGTATGTTGTGTGAAGCAGCTTCTCAGATGGCAATAAAGGTGATAATTCTAGATCCAATGGAGAATTGTCCAGCAAGTAACTTATGCCATTATCATATGGTGGGAAGTTATCATGATAGTGCTACAGTTGAAGAATTTGCCAAAAGGTGATAAAACTTGTGCACTTGCTCtgtttttggattaaaaaggaaaatcagaggttctaatttggattgAGATTATAGATGTGGAGTATTGACTGTCGAAATTGAGCATGTTGATACCGCAACTCTCGAGAAACTTGAACAACAAGGGGTGGATTGTCAACCTAAAGCTTCGACGATCCGGATCATCCAGGTTTTGATTTCTAGCTGTTAATGCAGTTTCTTGAGAGCCATACAGACCCTTGTAGCTGGATATATAACATGCATAATTAGATATCTTCTAGATCTTCTGGTTCAACAGTATTGTGATTACTTTCGTGATCAATTTCTTGTTTGCCCAAGTACGTGAGAAGGCTTTATTTCATTCTTCGCAATGAGCATATGAGAAATTaagatgtttttgtttttcctattCCTTATAGCTATTCAAAGATAACTCTTTGGCATCTTAggagtaaattttttttctttcattttctagtgctatagttaatatatattgatggagTTGTATATTCATGAATTCCCAAAAAGGAAGAACTACTTAGCATTTTTGCACAATTTATGTTATTAACATATAATCTTTGTATCTGTCCTCAGCATCATTTTATGCTTATGATGGGTTTATTAGTGcaagtgatttttttcttgactcctaatctttttaaataacaaactTTCTAATAAATTCAGCCTGTTAGTGGGACTTGGATCTCTATTACTTCGTCAGGATATTGCTATGCGTGCCGGTGAAGAGCTACAGAAAAGTTTACTGCTTCATGAACATTAAAAATTCCTGATATGTACATATTCTTGTGTAGCTGAAGAAAGTATTGAACAATTGTGGGTGTTCTTGGTGGAGGGCAACTTGGTCGTATGTTGTGTGAAGCAGCTTCTCAGATGGCAATAAAGGTGATAATTCTAGATCCGATggagaattaatttaaaatatttttaaataagtggtgtaggtttgatgttgggatttgggagacaaaaatcactgttcatcaaatcatatattttttttatataaatatctatatatataaatattttattttaatgttgtatttttgagagacaaaaattatcgtttattgtcaaatcatgtatattttatattatgtatatatatattatatatagaaagttgaaaaacaaaaaaacattcACATATTTGGTACAATAATATTAGAGATTTTCTTTGcttcaacaaaaatatcaacatacacatatttattcatcaaagtgaaaaaaattgcacatCCCGATCTATCTTAATTGGCAACACCATTTTCCGTCTTCAGCaacttatatgttttatatttaaaatatatctgtaacttaaaattattcctaaaaaGACCAagtttttcatacaaaatcgACTCTAGTTCAACAAACGTAatactataatatattttcatagtGAGAAAAAAAAGTGGAAGACAAAAGGAagctagagagagaaaaaatggaatctccacattctctctctcctctctcacacactcacacaccacCCAAAACACACACTAATGCGCAATCTTTACACACATCAGCCGGTGACTTGGAAGACGAGGAGGAAGGGTCGACCGGCGACGGGACGGTCGGGGAGGAGGATGGCTGGAGTCAGGAGGCCGGTAGTGGAGAGATTTCCCGAGTTTTTCAAACGAGGTGcgagaaaaatgaagaaacgGCTGTTGAGAAAATGATGGTGGCCGGTTTTTTTCCGGCGATAGAGGATGAATCAGCGATTGGGGAATTAAAGGGGGCTTCGCTGGTCCAGAAAGATCAAAGTTTCGCCATTGAAATCAACGAGAAAAAAGGCCAAACGCAGCAGTTTTTTCAGGAAGATGAAAGGTTTGGTTTTGTTGGTTCTTTTCCACCAATTGAGGGTTTCAATCGATCTTTGGAGACGAAAGGAAACATTCCGAACAAAAAAGGAGGAAGTTTGGCCTCTGTTTAGTCGGGGTTAGGGGCGCCGCCATTTTTGGGTTTTGGTGAAGCTTCTTCAACCTCCATCAATGGCGGACAAGGGACTGTTGCTTCACCTCACGACTTCAAAATCTCAGAGTTCCTATTCCTTGCGAATAGAGTCGTGGACAGCGGAGATATTGCTGTAATAGAGGCACTGGCGGCGCTCAAAACNNNNNNNNNNNNNNNNNNNNNNNNNNNNNNNNNNNNNNNNNNNNNNNNNNNNNNNNNNNNNNNNNNNNNNNNNNNNNNNNNNNNNNNNNNNNNNNNNNNNNNNNNNNNNNNNNNNNNNNNNNNNNNNNNNNNNNNNNNNNNNTTGGAAAAAAATCCCAGATTCCGGCGCGGTTATGTGACTCTTCTTTCGGCAACCAAGGTAATGAAACAGTAACTGAGACGAGTGAGAAACTGGCCGGAACGATTTTCCGCCAAACTGGCGAAGGTCCGGTCACTTTTACGACGAACAGTAACGTGCGACGGGCGGCTAACGTGGATGCCACGGTGGAAAGGGCTGGAGCTGAGGTGGTCGGCGCTTTGGGTGACATGGAGGTTGACTTGGCAAGTGagagggctgatgtcatcactGCTACAATGGCTGCTGGCATCAGCCCTattagggctgacatcatcattGATGCAAGGGCTTACATCAGCAATTACACAGTTGCTGAGGTCAGcgatgctagggctgacatcagcgATGACACAGCTACTGACATCAGCATTTTTGTGGGGAAAAAACAGCATTTTCATGACATGACAAGGAAAAAGGCTATCGGTGTTCCCGTCCAAACAGGGTTGTATGTTGGGAATATTCCGTTGCATACATGTCCTAAAAATGCGACTTCGGATGACAAAATTGCGCATGTTTTCAATAATTCTTAGCGAAAAACTTTGTCGTATGTGGAGCCCACTGTGCAAAATGGTGAGGTGATTGTTCGCCCTTCGTTGGAAATTATTCGGGATGGATCGAAACGATGGAAGGCCACGGTAGTTGgatattttcttggaaaaaaaaaatcatatttccaCCACCTGAAAGAATTTGTCACGTCAATATGGCCGGCGTTGCGTGACGTCACTGCTACGACAAATaagttcttcttcttcaaattcaaatcagtCATAGATATGGAAGAAGTAATTGAGGGTGGACCATGGCTATTTCAGGGACAACCGATCGTCCTTTAGAAATGGGAGCCAGGAATAGCAATGCGAAAATTGAAACATACACAAGTCCCCGTCTGGATCAAGCTAAGACACCTTCCGGTAGAGTTGTGGACTACGAAGGGATTGAGCACAGTGGCGAGTGGAGTCGGAAAACTGTTGTAGCCGGATGCCataacgagagcatgcacgagactggacttcgctcgtgtatgcatCATGCTAGACATCACCTCGAAATTACCAAATCATATCATTATCATGACCCCAGATGAGAGAGGAGAGAAAACACCATGCAAAGTCGATGTCAAATATGAATGGGTTCCGCCGAAGTGTACGGGTTGCATGAGCGTGGGCCACTCTATCAAAGACTGTCCATTGACGAAACCGGCTAAGCAAACCAAACCATCAGTGTCTGTATATGTACCCAAAGTAGCGGGGCCACGGATACCTAGAAGGGAGGAGAATTTCACTGAAACGTTAAGGGTTCCACAACTAGAAACTCCTCGGAATTCTTTCAGGCTACAGGTGGAAGAGAGCGAATCACTACCATTGGACACGCATGCATCTCCAACTCAATGTGGAGACAAGAGACGAGAGGACAAAGGCAAGTCATTggttatttttaatacttttgatgcCTTACAGATGCTTGAGGATGTAGATGAAACTACTGGGGATCCTAATCCCGGCTAAGCAAACCAAACCATCAGTGTCTGTATATGTACCCAAAGTAGCGGGGCCACGGATACCTAGAAGGGAGGAGAATTTCACTGAAACGTTAAGGGTTCCACAACTAGAAACTCCTCGGAATTCTTTCAGGCTACAGGTGGAAGAGAGCGAATCACTACCATTGGACACGCATGCATCTCCAACTCAATATGGAGACAAGAGACGAGAGGACAAAGGCAAGTCATTggttatttttaatacttttgatgcCTTACAGATGCTTGAGGATGTAGATGAAACTACTGGGGGTCCTAATCCAAGCAGCCCCAAGCAaggtgatccatgttgaatatGGCAGTTTGGAATATTCGTGGCCTGACCAAAAGGGACCATCAGCTAGCAGTGAAAGATCTTGTTGCTAAGTTCAGGTTACATTTCCTTGGTCTCCTTGAAACCCATATTCCTTTGAATAATGCTTCTTAAATTTAGTCTTTTTTATTACcccaatggaaatggtttgtggattatatGACGACGAGGAATCGAATTTGGATTGCATGGGATGATAACTtcattgatgttgatgtggttgAGTTGGGTACACAATTTTTACACTATCATGTTACTATTCGAGCACTTCAGGAATCAGTTGATGTTACCATCATTTATGGGGCCACTAAGGTAGCGGACAGACGAGAACTCTGGGACTCTCTGACGACATTGGCCAGACAATATGTGGATACCCCGTGGTTAGTTGGGGGTGACTTTAATGTTGTTCGGGACCTTAGTGAGGTTTGTGCAGCTTATGGAGACATACGGCTGGTAATGgagaaatttaataattgcATCCAGAATGCAGGATTGCTTCCTTTACCCATGCAAGGAGAATagtacacatggcacaattgCAGTGAAAGCCCCCGGAATCTATGGAAACGATTGGATAGGATACTCATTAATGACACATGGATCGATCGTTTCCCCACTTCATCTTACTCGAGccggacaaaatgcataaaaacccccctgtgttttaaaaagtatgcaaaaagCAACCcctgttttcagaataggctaaaacccccctcatattttgttttagtcagcaaaaaaaccCCATTCTATTAGAAACTAACGGGAGGTGGAGAAGACGCGCGTCTGCTGCGTTTGGTAGTGTTTTTCTGTGATTTAGGTTGATATTTAATGACTTTTTAgaccaaaatacccctctatgaGTCTATATAACATGCAAAGGGgttttttgcttgttttgtaTCTTCCTTTTGCCATTTCTCCCCCAAAAAAAGGTATgaaactatttcttttttctcttttattttatttgttcagtttaattttggtaatttaattatatcaaaaaaaaatttatttcatttttgtagaATGAGCTATTCTAGGAAATCCCCttcaaaaagagaagaaattatAGATTTGAGATATAAAAATCCAAAGTGCTTTTGTCAAAGAAATGCCGCTATTGGAGTTGTTGGTCCGACAAAAGAAAGTGAAGGAAAATTGTTCTGCAATTGTAGAGCTGgacaatgcaattttttagttGGTTGGAATCAATCAGTGTATCTCGTACAAACTCACAAAGTTTCCAAATNNNNNNNNNNNNNNNNNNNNNNNNNNNNNNNNNNNNNNNNNNNNNNNNNNNNNNNNNNNNNNNNNNNNNNNNNNNNNNNNNNNNNNNNNNNNNNNNNNNNNNNNNNNNNNNNNNNNNNNNNNNNNNNNNNNNNNNNNNNNNNNNNNNNNNNNNNNNNNNNNNNNNNNNNNNNNNNNNNNNNNNNNNNNNNNNNNNNNNNNNNNNNNNNNNNNNNNNNNNNNNNNNNNNNNNNNNNNNNNNNNNNNNNNNNNNNNNNNNNNNNNNNNNNNNNNNNNNNNNNNNNNNNNNNNNNNNNNNNNNNNNNNNNNNNNNNNNNNNNNNNNNNNNNNNNNNNNNNNNNNNNNNNNNNNNNNNNNNNNNNNNNNNNNNNNNNNNNNNNNNNNNNNNNNNNNNNNNNNNNNNNNNNNNNNNNNNNNNNNNNNNNNNNNNNNNNNNNNNNNNNNNNNNNNNNNNNNNNNNNNNNNNNNNNNNNNNNNNNNNNNNNNNNNNNNNNNNNNNNNNNNNNNNNNNNNNNNNNNNNNNNNNNNNNNNNNNNNNNNNNNNNNNNNNNNNNNNNNNNNNNNNNNNNNNNNNNNNNNNNNNNNNNNNNNNNNNNNNNNNNNNNNNNNNNNNNNNNNNNNNNNNNNNNNNNNNNNNNNNNNNNNNNNNNNNNNNNNNNNNNNNNNNNNNNNNNNNNNNNNNNNNNNNNNNNNNNNNNNNNNNNNNNNNNNNNNNNNNNNNNNNNNNNNNNNNNNNNNNNNNNNNNNNNNNNNNNNNNNNNNNNNNNNNNNNNNNNNNNNNNNNNNNNNNNNNNNNNNNNNNNNNNNNNNNNNNNNNNNNNNNNNNNNNNNNNNNNNNNNNNNNNNNNNNNNNNNNNNNNNNNNNNNNNNNNNNNNNNNNNNNNNNNNNNNNNNNNNNNNNNNNNNNNNNNNNNNNNNNNNNNNNNNNNNNNNNNNNNNNNNNNNNNNNNNNNNNNNNNNNNNNNNNNNNNNNNNNNNNNNNNNNNNNNNNNNNNNNNNNNNNNNNNNNNNNNNNNNNNNNNNNNNNNNNNNNNNNNNNNNNNNNNNNNNNNNNNNNNNNNNNNNNNNNNNNNNNNNNNNNNNNNNNNNNNNNNNNNNNNNNNNNNNNNNNNNNNNNNNNNNNNNNNNNNNNNNNNNNNNNNNNNNNNNNNNNNNNNNNNNNNNNNNNNNNNNNNNNNNNNNNN
The sequence above is drawn from the Sesamum indicum cultivar Zhongzhi No. 13 unplaced genomic scaffold, S_indicum_v1.0 scaffold00200, whole genome shotgun sequence genome and encodes:
- the LOC105179758 gene encoding phosphoribosylaminoimidazole carboxylase, chloroplastic-like; this encodes MQCLKGFSQNPPSIISATTSFPFNNLSRSIVFGHSSIPMNQNVKFSNGTLLKVPQTHCRASMEVQEASPRSANSTNLQVHGLSETIVGVLGGGQLGRMLCEAASQMAIKVIILDPMENCPASNLCHYHMVGSYHDSATVEEFAKRCGVLTVEIEHVDTATLEKLEQQGVDCQPKASTIRIIQVLISSC